The nucleotide sequence TCCGCAAAATATCAAGCAGGATTGTGAACGGCGCGAATCATTTAAAAAAACCTTGCAGATGACCTGGAGTTGTTGAGCCAGTATGCTCGGCAAGTCATCCAGGAGGAGCGTCCTATCCGTTATTTTGCTCAGGATGAAAGTCGCTTTGGACTCAAAACCCTGATTGGGCGCTTGATTACTGCTTGTGGTATCAAACCGATTGGGCAATGGCTATGGTTGTTCAAAGCGTTTTGGCTCTATGGGGCCGTCGAACCAGCAACCGGAGAGTCGTTTTTCTTGCAATTCTCCCATGTGGATACTGCTTGCTATCAAGCGTTCCTCGAGGAGTTCTCCAAAGCCTACCCCGATAGTCTCAACATTCTACAAGTGGATAACGGGCGTTTTCACAGCAGTAAAGATTTAGTGGTGCCAGAGAATGTGATTTTATTGTTTCAACCTGCTTACTGCCCAGAGTTAAATCCGATTGAAAGGTTGTGGGAATACCTCAAGGCAGATTTGAAGTGGGCTTCGTTCAAAACGCTAGAGCAACTCCAAGCGAAGGTCGATCAACTCCTGGCTCAATTGACTCCAGAAGTTATTGCTTCGATCACAGGATATTCCTTCATCCTGAATGCCCTATCTGCCCTGAACCCCATTTAAATTGGTATTACTACTTTGCCTATGGATCTTGCATGTGCCCGGTTGACCTGAAGCGGACCCTGGGAGAGATTACCAGTGCCTATGTGCTGGGTCCCGCCATGCTCAAGGGGTACCGGCTGGGTTTTTACCGGCGATCGCAACGACGCAACTGTGGTGTGCTGGACGTGGTCAAGGACCCCCATTCCATTGTCGAGGGCGTCCTGTATCACCTGCCCTGGCGATTGAGCGATCGCCTCGACGAACGCGAAGAAGTTCCCAATGGAGGCTATCGCCATGAAACCGTTGAGGTCTATTGCAATAACCGGCGTTACTCGAATGTGCGAACCTATGTCGTGGTCGATAAATTACCGGAAGAACTGGCTCCCAACGACTGGTATTTCAACGTGGTACTCCGGGGTGCGGTGACCTGCGGGCTATCAGAACAGTACTGCTGGAACTTGTTTCATCACATGAACCAGCTTCAGCAACGTCAACGGGAGCAGGACAGACTTCGTTCCGGGACGATTTTCAGGGTATAAAATTTTCGTTCTCATAGCCCCCTGTCTCCTCTCGCCGGTCCCCTGCTTACCCGGCAGAGTTCTGTTGGGAAACCACTTGCTGGCTGAAAGTTTGTAATGCCTGGAAGTACTGTTCTTCCGCAACCAGCATGACATCGTTGTGGTCTGCTCCTTCCACGGCCAACAATTGCTTGGGTTCGTTGGCATGTCGGAACAATTCCTGGCTGTGCCAGAAGGGAATGACCCGATCGCGGGTGCCGTGAATAAACAGCACAGGACAGTGGATCTTTCCAATGCGATCGCGGTTGGGAAATCGGTCAAACGGGTAGAGGGGAATTCGGGTCACGACCCGAAAAACGCTGGTAAACGTACTTTCCAGGATTAGTCCCGCCACAGGCTGACGGCTTGCCAGGTAAATACTGGGACCACCTCCCACCGATCGCCCATAGACAATGATCTCGCCGGGTGATTTCTTCAGTTGGGTGGTCAGGTATTCATAGGCCGCATCAATGTCGCGGTAGGTATTCTGTTCGGTAGGGGTACCCTGGCTGGTGCCGTAGCCCCGGTAATCGTAGGCAAAAATAGCAAACCCGGCCCGTCGGATTTGTTCCAGAATCGGGCGAGTATCGCCCAGGTCTTCGGCATTGCCGTGGCTGTAGAGGAGGGTATGAATTGCCTGGGGATTGGGCAGGTAAAGGGCAGAAATCTGTGCCCCGTCACGGGTAGTCAGCTTCAGAATTTCCTGGCTATCCTGGTAACTGGCAGGGAATGGGTGAAAGATCAGCCGGTCTGCGCAGAAGAAGCCATAGGCACCGATCGCCAGATAAATGAAAAGGAGCGATCGCACCAGCCGCCCAACGGATAGCTTGCCAACCAATTGCTCTAGTAATTTCCGGCGGTTCATGGGGAATGACCCAGGGCGCTGAGTGCCGCCTTTATAATATCGAAGTAGGGCGCTCTGGAAACATCGACCGGGAGTGGCTCTTGCCGGTCTTTGCAGAGGGTGCCCATCCGTTGCCCCTGGCGCACAATCAGCACCTTGCCATTACCATTGTGAATTCGGAGTTCCTGCCCACTGTCGTTTTGGGACAGATTGCAGATGTAGGAGCGATCCTGATGGGTAAACGCTGTACCGGGATTGGCGGCAGGCACTCGCACACCCACCAGTTCCAGTTCAACAGAAACTTCGCCCTCCCAATCATTGGTTCGCAGGCGGTAGGCAATATCCAGATACGCAGGAAGGGGATAGTAATCACCCCAGCGCCAGGCGATCGCCTTAAACTTGCGGTTGCCTCCCAATGCCTCGTCCTGCACAGCCAGCTTCAGGTGTCCCTTACCAATCGTCTTTTGCTCACAGATCCGCACATTCGCTGACCAGAATACTGGCTCCGGGTTGGCAATGCCGCAGGGATGGAGAGCGTCAATCTGAGCATAGAGGGGGTAATCGATCTGATCTAGGGACGCCTGGACATCGATTTCAACCAGGGGTTTGAGCTGACCGGGTTGCAGGCACTGGTGGGCAAAGGTGCGCAGGCGATCGCCAAAAGCCTCCAGGTTTTCGGCTTGCAGGCTAAAGCCCCCCGCCGCCCGGTGCCCCCCATGTTTGACCAGCAGATCTTTGCAGAACTCCAGTGCCTCAAATACATGGAATTCGGGGATGCCCCTGGCGGAACCACGAATCCTGGCAGCCTCTTTGCCATCCTGCTCCGTTGCCTCCTCTTCGTAAGTGCCGATGAAGACGGGAACCCCATAACGTTCCACCAGACGGGAGGCCACAATCCCAATCACGCCATGATGCCAGTCAGGTTGCACCAGCAGCAGGACGCGATCAGACTGGATCGCCGTTCCCCGGTCTTCGCAGAGGGCGATCGCCCTCTGTTCAATCTGCTCACACAGGTGTTGCCGCTGCTGGTTAATTTGCTCACACTGCATGGCACGTTCCAGTGCCACACCCATGTCATCCGTCGTCAGTAGCTCAATCACAATTTGCGGATCTGCCAGCCGCCCAACCGCATTAATCCGGGGACCAAGGCGAAAGCCGATCGCCTCTGGTTTCAGATCCTTTGCCCCACTCAAGCCGGAAACCTGGATCAACGCCTGTACCCCAGTGAGTCTGGATTTGGGCAGCAATTGTAGCCCCCGCCTGACCCAGCGGCGATTCACACCCGTTAAAGGGGCCAGGTCCGCAATTGTGCCCAGGGTGAAGAGTTCCAGCAGGGGATTAGACAACCCCTGTGCCCTGCCCAAACTTTGCGCCAGAGACATGGCCAGCACATAGGCAACCCCCACTCCTGCCAACCCATAGTAAGGCGATGTTTGAGCAATCAGTTTGGGATTGAGGATAGCATTGGCGGGGGGCAGTTCCGGTGGCAGGTCATGGTGGTCCGTAACGATCACGGTTAACCCCAGTTCACGGGCATGGGCGATAGGTTGATAGGCAGCAATTCCGTTATCCACCGTCAGGATTACCCCTACCCCCTCCGCGTAAAACTCATCCACAATCCGCTGGTTAATGCCGTAACCCTCCTTCATGCGGCTGGGAATGGCGTAATCAACCTGTGCCCCCAGGAATCGCAGTGCCCGGATTAACAGGGCAGTACTGGTCATGCCATCCGCGTCATAATCCCCACAAATGGCAATCCGCTGGCGCTGGTTAATAGCATTAATCAACAGTTCCAGACTGAGGGGCAGGTCAGGGAAATCTTCCAGGGGGGAAGGTAAAGACAGGGACTCCGGGTTAAGAAAAGCGATCGCCGCCTCTGGATCATCAATCCCCCGATTCACCAGAACCTGCGCCAGTAAGGGCGACAAATCAGTTGCCTGCACAATCGAGTTGATCTGTTCTGGCGCTGCTGGCGCAATTTGCCACCGCTGGTCGGGCAGCTTACAGGAAGAAACGGGTTGAGATTGGAGTTGATTCACCACGGGGTTTGAGCGGATAGACTTGAAACAATGAGACTTGAAACAATCGGGCAGGTTCCTCGATTTTGCCGCTTTCAGTATGCACCAAAAGTCTGGCAACCCTTCATCTGTATCTGGTCAATACCAGTACAAATGAATTGACCACAACTGTCTTGCTAAATCTACCGCAAGTTGGCGGAAATGGAGCCATTTTGTTATGTTCTATAGCCTTAGCCCAGAAGAGAAATGAAAAAGGACGTTCTCTGGCTATCGAACTCTGTTATCCCTCTTCTGTCACTTCTGCTGGAAAAATTTATAACCAACCCTCGTTCCAGGCTTCCAGCCTGGACTGGAGGGTCAGAGGCTCTGCCTCAAGTAAACCTGAAAGAAGGCAGAGCCTCGGATTTGCCATTTCCAGGCAGAGCCGTGGAAACGAGGTATTTTCCAGAACTTATCTGCTTCAAGCGTGATTAAAGAGGGGTTATAGCGTTTCTCAATTGAATGAGGTACAGGGATGTGAGGCGCAGTGGGGTGCTCCGCAGCCTGACTGTACTTCACACCCTTGAAAAGGGCTATATGGACAAAAGAAGCTTTGGTGAAAAATTAGCGGATTGTGGTATCAGGGCGGTGCAGGTTGTCAATAATTAGGAAGACACAAATTCTATATGGAGACTGGAAATGTCTGCCTCTGAATCACCGTCTGCGCAAACGACTGCCCGGTTCCGCTCGGCAACAGAATTCCCCAGAACAGTGGTCCATCTGAGTGCTTCTGAAGCCAACCAGCTATACGTTGAAATGCGGGATTGTCTGATTTTTACCAATCGTAGTCGATCGCAGTTAATTCGCCGCAATCAGGAACACAAGCAGACCGCCCTTGCCCTGAAAGCAGATGTGGCTCGTCTGCAACAACTTATTAACCAGACGCAGGCAGATAAACAGGTGCTGGTACAAAATCAGCAACAGGTTATTGCCGAATTAGAGCGTGAGTTGAGGACAATGACCACTCATCTGGATCAATTGTCCAGAGCATTTGAGGATGTAGAAGAAGTACATAATGCTATGGGGGTGATGGCAATCCCCGGACGGTTTGCCAATTTCTGGCGGGCCTTGAGAGCACTGATTCTCTGGTGGCGAGACGAATACAGTGAAGTAACAACGATTCCTCCTGAGACTTTACCTGCCTCCTCCCAGATTTCCCCTGGGGAAGAAACAGACCGTCAGGAAAACCCCCAGATGTATACCGATCCAGCTTCTATCCAGCGATCGCTGCGAGATCAATAAACGTCATGGGTAAAAAACGCATCTCCCAATTACTGGATCAGCTTCAGGCCAACCATCAAGCTGATATTGAAAATGCCGCCACCATTTTTACCGTGGCACAAGTTGCTGTTAACCAGCTAGAGCAACAGGTCGCCGATGCTTCTCCTGCATCACCCCCAGCCCTGCCCCCTGCCCTCATTGCCCTTGACAAAGCAGAACTGGACAAAGCAGAACTGATGCGGCGGTATGGCTCATTTAATGCTTGTCGGAAGGCAGCCGGGCAGGTCGGAATTCGGTTTCATGGCACCCCCACCTGGGCACAACTGATTGCAGCGTTTAGCTATTTTGAATCCTTGCAAAGCCTGGTTCAAGACTATATGCTTTCTCACCCCAACCCGCACCTTAACAACGTTTCTATGGAATTTAAGCTCGACCAGCGTTGAATAGATCTGATTTGGGAGCCAGCTTTTACCCCAATCTCCAAAATTGCCGAGGCTTTAAACATTCAACACAGAGCTACCAAGACATAACGATCGCCAAGAACTTGCTTTATAGCCTTTGTGTCCTAGGGGCAAATCTTACAGGTTATTGCACCCTCGATTCTAAACGCTTAAAACCCAGATTCTTTCCCAGGGTTTCCCATTTTCCGCTACGATCAGGAGCTATTCGATCCATTTACAACACATTATGGGCAATACCTTTGGTCATCTGTTTCGCGTCACCACCTTTGGCGAATCTCACGGGGGGGGTGTTGGCGTTGTAATTGATGGTTGCCCACCCCGACTTGAAATCACTCCAGAAGAAATTCAATTTGAGCTGGACCGGCGGCGCCCTGGGCAGAGCAAGATTACCACTCCGCGCAAGGAAGCGGATCAGTGTGAAATTCTGTCGGGTGTGTTTGAAGGTAAAACCCTGGGAACGCCGATCGCAATTCTGGTCCGTAACAAAGACCAGCGATCGCAGGACTATGACGAAATGGCCGTCAAGTACCGCCCTTCCCATGCGGATGCCACCTACGATGCCAAATACGGAATTCGCAACTGGCAGGGAGGTGGACGCTCCTCTGCCAGAGAAACCATTGGCAGAGTGGCGGCAGGGGCGATCGCCAAAAAGATTTTACGCCAGGTGGCTGGGGTTGAAATTATTGGCTATGTCAGGCGGATCAAAGACATTGAGGGAATGGTTGACCCTGACACCGTCACCTTAGACCAGGTTGAGGGGAATATCGTTCGGTGTCCCGATGGGGAATGTGCAGAACGCATGATTGATTTGATTGAACGCTTTCGGGATGCGGGCGACTCCCTGGGGGGAGTGGTTGAGTGTGTTGCCCGTAGCGTGCCCAGAGGCATGGGAATGCCCGTATTTGACAAGCTGGAGGCAGACCTGGCAAAGGGCATGATGTCTCTTCCTGCAACAAAAGGATTTGAGCTTGGTTCTGGTTTCGCCGGTACATTGATGTCCGGTAGCGAGCACAATGATGAATTTTATACCGATGATCAGGGTAATATTCGCACGTTGACCAACCGCTCTGGGGGCGTTCAGGGTGGGATTTCCAATGGTGAAAACATCCTGATCCGGGTTGCCTTCAAACCCACGGCAACGATTCGCAAAGAGCAGCGCACCGTCACCCGCGAAGGCGAAGCAGTGACTCTGGCCGCTAAAGGACGCCATGACCCCTGTGTGGTGCCCAGGGCAGTCCCGATGGTGGAAGCAATGATGGCACTGGTACTTTGCGATCACCTGTTGCGCCAGCAGGGACAATGCGGGGTGCTCTAGTCTTCTGCTATCGGTGAAATGTTCACCAGGGACTGCCAATAATGGTGAAACCGGACCAATAGTAGGGGTGGGAAAGATCAGGATTTTCTCCCTGCATTTCCCGTGGCAGCGGCACTGTCCCATTCGACCAGTGCAATTGATTGTTGTCGATGTAGACCTGTTTCTGGAGCATGGCGAGTTGAGCCTGTTTAAGTGCCTCAGCTTTGATGGGTACCGTGCGTAATTGTTGATAGAACTCCGTAATCAGCGCCAGGGTGCCCCCATCGCTGACCGACCAGAGGCTACCCAGAACTGACTTGACTCCTGCTTGCACGGCAAATCCCGCAAATCCTAATTCTGCCTTTTCATCTCCCAGGGCAGTCTCACAGGCACTCAGGACAACTAATTCGGTTGGCGGGTCATTCCAGCCCAGTTGACGAACCTGATCCAGGCTTAAGCGGGTATCCCAAAGCTGAATGTAGGAATCTTTGGATTCTCCCGAATTGAAGGCGGCGTGGGTTGCCAGGTGGATGATGCCAAAGGGTTGGCGTTGGCGTTGACGTTTCAGGTTTTCCAGGGTGAAAGTCTCATTTAAAAATGACTGCCCCTGCCAGAGCTTTTGGGTAATTGCCTCGGCTTCTACAGTGGCAGCGGGCAGATCTGCCTGGGTTGGGTCAGCAAACTTGGAGGCTGCCATTGCCAGAACTTGAGCATGATTGATGTTGTTGTAGCGAGTATCCGTAAGGCTGAGGCTGGGCATTAAGCCAATACTGTATTGGGTCACTAAAAAGCTTTGACCGTTGTGCAGGGCAGCATAGGGTAGGGAGCGTAAGCCAACATCCGCCAGAAATACCAGATTATTGATTTTCTCTGCTTGCAAATATGGTTCTAATGGTTTGACAAGCCACTGGTACATTTGTTGGGCTGGATTCAGATACCGTCCTGTAGGAGAAACAATGGCTCGTCGAAAATCATCTGCTTTTGCCAGAACTCGTGTTTGGGTTGCCGAAAAGACAGGTTGGTGAATGATGGGACCCCTGGCAGTCACCAGAAATAGTTCCAGGTGGCTTTCTTTGGGTGCAACGGGCTGATTGGTTGCAGTGGATTGCACTGCGATCGCCCGTGTCCTGAGTTGCTGGATAAAGGCTAACTCTTTGTCATTTGGATGGGATGGAGCCAGCGTTGGTTTGGCAGTTGAACCAGCCGCTCCAGGCATAAAGACGGCGTAAATCAGGGCTGGTTTGACTCCGGTAGCCTGTTCAATCCGGCGCAGTTGTTCCTGAATTTCTGCCAGGGTTTGATCGGTACGATCGCGCCCCTGATCGTTGCCCTGATTCGCTGAGGTTTCATTGGTTGCAGTCGTTGAATTGCGATCGATGGCAGAGATGGAACTGCGATCGCGATCGGAACCTGATGGGTTAAAGTACTGGCGATATTGTTCACTCCAGGTTTGCTCAATCGGTTGCACCCCCGGATCCAGCAGAGCAATCTGTTCCAGGACAGGGGTGAATCCGGGCTGGAAAGCCCCTGGTGGCTTCGTTTCGGGGAAACGGGGAAAGCGGGGCAGGAGCGGCTGAGCAGGCTGGAGGATAGAGGAGATAGGGGACGGGAATAGGGTTGCCGCAGTCAGGATTTGAATATTGCCCAATCGGTAATCGCCCAAAAAAGACTGGGTAGGGAAAAGGGTAAATGCGCCGCTGGTAATGGCACCGGCAACTCCATTGAGAATGGGATTTCCCACAGTGAAGGGAATGAGGAGCCGCCCCCCATGCCGGATGGTGATGTCGCCATTTTGCTGTCCGCCTGCGGTGGAAATGCTGGCAAGGATGCCGTTGCGATCCACAAAGGTGTTGGTTGCCCGGAAAAACCGTCCGGCGGTGATGTCTACACTGCCACCGATGGTGCCGCCCTGGGCGTTGATAAAGCCGACCTGGACATCGCCGATCGGGTCAATGAATACGTTTCCCCCGCGCCCATTCAGCCCACCACTCGAATCAAGCCCGCGAGCGATCGCAATTTCAGTTAGAGCCTGGAGGGTGATGTTGCCACCATCGATGCCACCAGAACTACTGATTGAAATGTCAAAGTTGCTGCCATCACTATTGCGAGAGCGAATCGAACCATTTCGACTAATCAGGCTAATCGCTCCACCCGAACCGCCGCCTCGCCGGGTCAGATCAGTTCGCACTGCTTGGACTGAGCGCGAGTCAACTGCGTAGACAGGAACAACAATATCGGGTCCAAACGGTTTGAATTCAAAGCCATCGCCAATTGTGATATCGCCAGCCGCATCTAGGGCGATCGCTCCCCCGTTCCCATTGCCCCAGGCAGCGATCGTCCCCGGACTCTGAGACGTGTCAATCGAACCGGTTCGGCTAATCAGGGTGATATTGCCACCACTGCCATTGCCAGCGGTTGAAAATATTGCAGACGTTGTCATATCCCTATAAGCTTCCAGGGTGATGGTACCGCCATTGCTGCCATTGCCTCCCGCTGCGATCCATCCCTGGGCAGTATTGATGGCTCCTGTAGTACTCCGGATGGTAATTTCGCCTGGTACACCGGGAGGACTCGCGGTGTTAGCCGCCACCCCAAAGCAGAAGTCAGCCGCGCCCGGTGAACACCCTGGCAGAGTCGGATTGCCGCCAGTCGTAATGTCACCCGTTGCAATCAGACGAATTGTTCCTGCTCTGCCTGAGCCTGTACTCGAACTGATATAACCTGCTGTGGTAATGGCTCCTCCGCTCTGGATTGAAATGTCACCTGAATTGCCAGAATTACTGCTGGAATCAAGACTGCCTGTGACATTGACATTGCCCGTAGCCGTCAGGGAAATGTTCCCGCTATTGCCAGTTGGTGTACCAGTTCCGCTGTTCACCAATCTAGATCGGGTCAAGATGCTAGACAGGTTGATATTGCCTGCCGCAGTGAGAGTGACATTGCCACCATTGCCTGTATTCCCATTGCCGCCAGAAATCTGAGAACTGGAGTTGAGAATACCCGTGCTGATGTTACCGTTTGGGGCAGTCAGGGTAATGTCTCCACCATTGCCTGCGTTGACATTCCCTGTAACGAAAGACCCCGATGATATGTTACCTGTGTTCAGATTACCGCTGATGGCAGTGAGGTTAATTGCCCCTCCATTGCCAGAAGCGGTAGGACGTGTAGTGATGTTCCCTGTTGTCACACTCGCCCCTAAAATGGTGACATTAGAAGCCCTGGTCTCAATCGGAACAGCGATATTTACATCACCTGTTGCGTTGAAAGTAACAGTTCCTCCACTCCCAGCTAAGCCAGGCACACCTAGGGTTGAAGCGGTCGTAATGATACCAACGGGATTATTGATGTTAATGTCGCCCTGAGCATTAAAGGTGACTGCACCAGCATTCTGTACAGTGCCTTGATTAGCCACTGATCCAGAAGATACAGTTACATCTGCTATCCCAGGGAAACTAACGTTAGCCAGACTAATGCTGCCACCAGCATTGAGAGTAATTGCGCCTCCATTCCCTGCTGTTCCCACACCAAGCCCAGAGCCAGAAGATAAAAGATCAGTCACGTTAATGTTACCGCTGGCATTGAGACTGATTGCCCCACCGTTGCCAGTTGAACCTGTGCCTGAGGTTGTCAGTGAAGAGCGAGTTTCGATTGCAAACAGATTGATATTGCCACCAGTATTGAGGGTTACTCTTCCTCCGTTCCCTGCATTACCATTCCCTGCGACGACGAAAGAATTAGCAATTAGACTACCTGTACTAATGCTGCCATTTGGGGCTGTCAGGGTAATATCTCCACCGTTCCCTGCATTACCATTCCCTATAACTTGGGACGAGGAAAGCAAGAGACTACCTGTATCAATGCTGCCGTTAGTGGCTGTGAGTGTAATAGCTCCGCCATCGATAGTAGAACTCGTATTAATTGAGCCGATATTAACGTTTGCGCCAGTAATCGTGACATTTCTTCCAGAAGCATCAATGGACTGACCTGCACCGTTAAAATTGCCAGTTGCTGTGAATGTGATCGTTGTGCCTGCTGTTCCTGGAAGATTAAGGAAAGTATTCAGATTAATATCGCCAGTTGCTTGCAGGATAATGTCACCTGCAATGCCTGCTAGCGTTGTAGAACCAATTTGAAAATCAGTAATACCGCTATCTCCAAATAGGATTGCAGCATCGACAACGACTTCAGGATCATTAGCCCCTGCTCCAGACACAATTGTGATGTTGCGTGGATCGAACAACACAGTACCAGGTGTTCCGGTAGGAGCACTGACATCTACATTGCCCTGGAAAGTAAGGTTTTCTTTACCGGATATTTCTACGAATCCCCCGTTTCCAGATTGGGTGCCGCCGATTGCATTTACCGTGCCGTAAAAGCGAGTCGTGTTGTCTGACCAGACGATGACGTTACCCCCTTTGCCATTGCTCAATGCATTTGCATTAATCACAGAATCGCTGCTGACATAGGTTTGGGAGGCATTGGGAATGGTGCCCTGTCCCTGATAGTCGCCACCAATACGGATCGTGCCGCCGCCATTTGTGCCAGAGGCATTCAGATTGGCATTGACCAGACCGACGCGATCGCCCAGCACGTTGATTTGGGGTGTGGGGTGTGGGCTTTGGGGGACAGGGGAAGGGGACTCAAGGTTGGCGACGGATAGTTGACCACTGACGATCGCCGTCCCAGCATCCGTTGGAATCGTGGTGCCCGAACTGGTTAAGCGCACAGTGCCATCAGGATTGACGCTGATGCCTGTAGCATTGGTGAGGTTGCCGCCGGTCAGGAGTTGGGGCAAGGTGGCAGCGGATGGGGGAACGGATGAAACGAATGGTGAGTTTTTAGGGGTGGTCGGGGAGAATTCGAGGCTGAGGAGACTGTCCTGCTGGCTCAGGCGGACAAGATTTTCTCCAGGGACAGCGGCGATCGTAATGGTGCCGCCCGGTGCGGTGAGGGTGCCGGTATTGATCACGGCACCGCCTAATAGAGTCAGGCTTTGTCCCTGGGTCACTGCCAGGTTTCCGGCATTCAGAATTGCTCCCGGTTGAGGTGTGGTGAATGCAAACCGATCAGGTCTGCCAACAAGGGCAGCATAGTCATTGCTGCCAATGGCATTTAACCAACGCTCACCGAATCCAATTCCGTTAGCCGTAGTGACGGTAAAGGATGCGGGGACATTCAGGCTGGCATTGGCTCCGAAAATGACACCTGCCGGATTCATCAGGAGCAAATGGGGTGTGCCACCCGTGACCTGAATCAATCCGTTAATTAAGGAGATATTTCCCCCTGTCACCCGACCGAGAATAGTCTGAAGTTGGGGCGTGGCGATAAAATTCGCCGTCTCCCCAGAATTCAAACCAAATCGCTCAAAACTTTGAAATAGATTACGTCCATCTCCTGACAGACTACCGCCCTGAATGTCGTAGCGATCGCCATTGATGATCACATGGGTGCCGGTGCCGTCGATCGCGGGTGTGATGGACTGCGCCTGGGCAGCTAGAGGAAGGGGGATTGTAACCAGGCATGAAGTCAGCCAATAGGCTAGATGATTTTGGATTTTAGATTTTGGATTTTGGATTGCAAAGTACTGATGCTGTGATGATTGCAAGATTGTATCAGTCATATTAACCTGGCAATGATAGAGAGTGCATTTTCCCTGGTTACTAAACTTTTCCCTGGTTACTAAGCTCTGGCTTAGTAACCTCTCTGGGGAAGCTCCGGCTTCCCGACTTCGACCCGGAAGTTGGAAGCTCTCCAGGATCTCGTTACCAGGCTCCAGCCTGGTAACGAGAAAGTACCTGCGTGGTTT is from Leptothermofonsia sichuanensis E412 and encodes:
- a CDS encoding IS630 family transposase, which translates into the protein MSQYARQVIQEERPIRYFAQDESRFGLKTLIGRLITACGIKPIGQWLWLFKAFWLYGAVEPATGESFFLQFSHVDTACYQAFLEEFSKAYPDSLNILQVDNGRFHSSKDLVVPENVILLFQPAYCPELNPIERLWEYLKADLKWASFKTLEQLQAKVDQLLAQLTPEVIASITGYSFILNALSALNPI
- a CDS encoding gamma-glutamylcyclotransferase, whose amino-acid sequence is MCPEPHLNWYYYFAYGSCMCPVDLKRTLGEITSAYVLGPAMLKGYRLGFYRRSQRRNCGVLDVVKDPHSIVEGVLYHLPWRLSDRLDEREEVPNGGYRHETVEVYCNNRRYSNVRTYVVVDKLPEELAPNDWYFNVVLRGAVTCGLSEQYCWNLFHHMNQLQQRQREQDRLRSGTIFRV
- a CDS encoding alpha/beta hydrolase, yielding MNRRKLLEQLVGKLSVGRLVRSLLFIYLAIGAYGFFCADRLIFHPFPASYQDSQEILKLTTRDGAQISALYLPNPQAIHTLLYSHGNAEDLGDTRPILEQIRRAGFAIFAYDYRGYGTSQGTPTEQNTYRDIDAAYEYLTTQLKKSPGEIIVYGRSVGGGPSIYLASRQPVAGLILESTFTSVFRVVTRIPLYPFDRFPNRDRIGKIHCPVLFIHGTRDRVIPFWHSQELFRHANEPKQLLAVEGADHNDVMLVAEEQYFQALQTFSQQVVSQQNSAG
- the recJ gene encoding single-stranded-DNA-specific exonuclease RecJ, coding for MVNQLQSQPVSSCKLPDQRWQIAPAAPEQINSIVQATDLSPLLAQVLVNRGIDDPEAAIAFLNPESLSLPSPLEDFPDLPLSLELLINAINQRQRIAICGDYDADGMTSTALLIRALRFLGAQVDYAIPSRMKEGYGINQRIVDEFYAEGVGVILTVDNGIAAYQPIAHARELGLTVIVTDHHDLPPELPPANAILNPKLIAQTSPYYGLAGVGVAYVLAMSLAQSLGRAQGLSNPLLELFTLGTIADLAPLTGVNRRWVRRGLQLLPKSRLTGVQALIQVSGLSGAKDLKPEAIGFRLGPRINAVGRLADPQIVIELLTTDDMGVALERAMQCEQINQQRQHLCEQIEQRAIALCEDRGTAIQSDRVLLLVQPDWHHGVIGIVASRLVERYGVPVFIGTYEEEATEQDGKEAARIRGSARGIPEFHVFEALEFCKDLLVKHGGHRAAGGFSLQAENLEAFGDRLRTFAHQCLQPGQLKPLVEIDVQASLDQIDYPLYAQIDALHPCGIANPEPVFWSANVRICEQKTIGKGHLKLAVQDEALGGNRKFKAIAWRWGDYYPLPAYLDIAYRLRTNDWEGEVSVELELVGVRVPAANPGTAFTHQDRSYICNLSQNDSGQELRIHNGNGKVLIVRQGQRMGTLCKDRQEPLPVDVSRAPYFDIIKAALSALGHSP
- the aroC gene encoding chorismate synthase → MGNTFGHLFRVTTFGESHGGGVGVVIDGCPPRLEITPEEIQFELDRRRPGQSKITTPRKEADQCEILSGVFEGKTLGTPIAILVRNKDQRSQDYDEMAVKYRPSHADATYDAKYGIRNWQGGGRSSARETIGRVAAGAIAKKILRQVAGVEIIGYVRRIKDIEGMVDPDTVTLDQVEGNIVRCPDGECAERMIDLIERFRDAGDSLGGVVECVARSVPRGMGMPVFDKLEADLAKGMMSLPATKGFELGSGFAGTLMSGSEHNDEFYTDDQGNIRTLTNRSGGVQGGISNGENILIRVAFKPTATIRKEQRTVTREGEAVTLAAKGRHDPCVVPRAVPMVEAMMALVLCDHLLRQQGQCGVL